One Sinorhizobium mexicanum genomic region harbors:
- a CDS encoding transporter, producing MNLISPEIPGLVWAYRFIPGESRCQRIGADSSIDNLSAGDGWVWLHLALSDARTPALIERISKLPQSAIATLTSHDTQAAISVSEDVVHGTLVDFERTFDAVTKTIGWLHFAVSDKIIITTRLHPLRSLDRVKAAVEKSAKCSRPIDLFEMLVVEFQRTLITLVLELTEELNIIEDHVYGEAGHRQQPGLAPLRRTVVRLHRHLRTILALLRRAGASEEDEVPPGFIDAAERLSDRLEAVDRDVFALQERARLLHEEIDSKISSETNRHLYILSLMTAFLLPPTLVTGFFGMNTGTLPFADGSGTLYAALIIAFSMGLAWLILRRIGIL from the coding sequence ATGAACCTGATTTCTCCCGAGATACCGGGCCTCGTCTGGGCCTACCGCTTCATACCCGGGGAGAGCCGATGCCAGCGCATCGGGGCCGACTCTTCGATCGACAACCTTTCTGCGGGCGACGGCTGGGTATGGCTGCACCTGGCACTCAGCGATGCACGCACGCCCGCCCTGATCGAACGCATCAGCAAACTGCCCCAGTCGGCGATTGCCACGCTGACCAGCCATGATACCCAGGCAGCGATCTCCGTTTCCGAGGACGTCGTCCACGGAACGCTGGTGGATTTCGAGCGCACATTCGACGCGGTTACCAAGACGATCGGTTGGCTGCACTTTGCAGTGAGCGACAAGATTATCATCACGACGCGGCTGCACCCGCTGCGCAGCCTCGACCGCGTGAAGGCTGCCGTCGAGAAGAGCGCCAAATGCAGCCGGCCGATCGATCTTTTCGAGATGCTCGTGGTCGAGTTCCAGCGCACGCTCATCACCCTCGTCCTGGAGCTGACCGAAGAACTGAACATCATCGAGGATCATGTCTACGGAGAGGCTGGTCATAGGCAGCAGCCCGGACTGGCGCCGCTGCGCAGGACCGTGGTGCGGCTCCATCGGCATCTCAGGACCATTCTCGCCCTGTTGCGGCGGGCCGGGGCATCGGAGGAGGACGAGGTGCCGCCGGGTTTCATCGACGCGGCAGAGCGACTCTCAGATCGGCTGGAGGCAGTTGATCGCGATGTCTTCGCGCTCCAGGAACGCGCGAGGCTTCTCCACGAGGAAATCGACAGCAAGATTTCCTCGGAGACCAACCGGCATCTCTATATCCTGTCGCTGATGACAGCTTTTCTCTTGCCGCCAACGCTGGTGACGGGTTTCTTCGGCATGAACACGGGAACCCTGCCCTTCGCCGATGGAAGCGGCACGCTCTACGCGGCTTTGATCATCGCCTTTTCAATGGGACTTGCCTGGCTCATTCTTCGCCGGATCGGGATTCTGTAG
- a CDS encoding glycoside hydrolase family 25 protein, with protein MEKRGLSISGTILRLVALLGLTFAAVNLHARDLEPWKQRQNAIIVDAYEMNSIDWEALLKDKRIAGFIAKASDGLPESFSCTGDHGGDTVAHCKTMWRKYAVSRELYQTRRMIARAYGLLWGAYHMARPGNPVDQANHFLDYASPRDDEVMVLDIEGIDPEKYMSLEDAAIFAGHIKARTGRYPILYTNHITAKYIAANRYKHRLLSRLPLWYARYKPDIRNVFPMGNWDSYALWQFSSSHNCGKRRCPYRVPGTLDDIDVNVAPMPAPALRAIWAQGALLPEKPPVLTVVAAATRGAAATSAKAVASLGRPALLVSRATAESKSGSGVDMTVTGSIAVKAAEVHLPQQPERR; from the coding sequence ATGGAAAAGCGGGGACTCTCGATCTCGGGGACGATCTTGCGCCTGGTGGCCCTTCTGGGTCTGACCTTCGCGGCGGTGAATCTTCACGCGCGTGATCTCGAACCCTGGAAACAGCGGCAGAACGCCATCATCGTCGATGCCTATGAGATGAACAGCATCGACTGGGAAGCGCTGCTGAAGGACAAGCGCATCGCCGGCTTCATCGCGAAAGCCTCCGACGGCCTGCCCGAAAGTTTCTCCTGCACCGGCGACCACGGCGGCGACACGGTCGCCCATTGCAAGACGATGTGGCGCAAGTACGCCGTCAGCCGCGAGCTCTACCAGACGCGCCGAATGATCGCCCGGGCGTATGGCCTGCTCTGGGGGGCCTATCACATGGCCCGGCCTGGCAATCCTGTCGACCAGGCCAATCACTTCCTCGACTATGCCAGCCCCCGCGACGACGAGGTGATGGTCCTCGACATCGAGGGAATCGATCCGGAAAAATACATGTCCCTGGAAGACGCAGCCATCTTCGCCGGGCATATCAAGGCCCGCACCGGCCGCTACCCTATCCTTTACACCAATCACATCACCGCGAAATACATCGCCGCCAACCGCTACAAGCACCGGCTGCTGTCGCGGCTTCCGCTCTGGTACGCCCGCTACAAGCCGGACATCCGCAACGTCTTTCCGATGGGAAACTGGGACAGTTATGCCCTCTGGCAGTTCTCCTCGTCACACAATTGCGGCAAGCGGCGCTGCCCCTACCGGGTGCCGGGCACGCTGGACGATATCGACGTGAACGTCGCTCCCATGCCCGCTCCTGCGCTAAGGGCCATCTGGGCGCAAGGGGCACTTCTGCCCGAGAAACCGCCGGTGCTGACCGTTGTTGCTGCGGCGACGCGCGGCGCGGCGGCGACCAGCGCCAAGGCGGTAGCTTCGCTCGGGCGGCCTGCCCTGCTCGTCAGCCGCGCGACGGCCGAGAGCAAATCGGGCAGCGGCGTTGACATGACCGTCACCGGCTCGATCGCCGTCAAAGCTGCCGAGGTACACCTGCCCCAGCAGCCCGAGCGGCGCTGA